From the Gavia stellata isolate bGavSte3 chromosome 22, bGavSte3.hap2, whole genome shotgun sequence genome, one window contains:
- the RNF222 gene encoding RING finger protein 222, giving the protein MSETSSSKGGPPAECPVCYEKFHPLEATHRKLSCGHTFCHDCLVKCLLSAKLDGQVQSSIICPVCRYVTFLSKKAAIWPPKAGTNPRTLEMPLSPSSLSHLTKMEASKTLVVPSHFVMPVQSFNRICSTGNTPMDSHGVPGELAREAHIFVISDHGMPLVDADGGSLGRRSRPETRSSVSSGSALGVKFCQSPIALAILLILTVAMLAAVLPWLLLVKRDS; this is encoded by the coding sequence ATGTCTGAGACCTCATCCAGCAAGGGGGGTCCCCCAGCCGAGTGCCCCGTGTGCTATGAGAAGTTTCACCCGCTGGAGGCCACGCACCGCAAGCTCAGCTGCGGGCACACCTTCTGCCATGACTGCCTGGTGAAGTGCCTGCTCTCCGCCAAGCTCGACGGCCAGGTCCAGAGCAGCATCATCTGCCCCGTCTGCCGCTACGTGACTTTCCTCAGCAAGAAGGCGGCTATATGGCCTCCCAAGGCAGGCACCAACCCCCGGACACTGGAGATGCCTCTGTCACCTTCCTCCTTGTCCCATCTGACCAAAATGGAGGCCAGCAAAACCTTGGTGGTGCCCAGCCATTTTGTGATGCCAGTGCAGAGCTTCAACCGGATCTGCAGCACAGGGAACACTCCCATGGACTCACACGGGGTCCCAGGAGAGCTGGCGCGGGAAGCCCACATCTTTGTCATCAGCGACCACGGGATGCCACTGGTGGATGCGGACGGCGGCTCCctggggaggagaagcagaCCAGAAACACGGAGCTCGGTGTCATCTGGCTCAGCCCTGGGGGTGAAATTCTGCCAGTCACCCATTGCCCTCGCCATCCTCCTCATCTTGACTGTGGCCATGCTGGCAGCTGTGCTCCCTTGGCTGTTGCTGGTGAAGAGGGACTCATAG